From Ancylobacter pratisalsi, one genomic window encodes:
- a CDS encoding GntR family transcriptional regulator yields the protein MSSKAVLSKRWQSGEHGLAIERLPAKESFKSKAYAALKEAITNMNIYGSSEPMLLDERDISERLGASRTPIREAVAMLEQEGLLRAVPRRGILVVRRSKAEIVEMIEAWAALESMAASLAAQRASDEAIAELRAFFKEFDLSRIERDRCDEYSSANIAFHQALIRLSGSKLLEAMTENLFFHVRAIRHRTIFEMDRAQRSASDHLEIILAIEARDADRAERLVRDHTLRLARYVENHVDLD from the coding sequence GTGAGCAGCAAGGCGGTACTGAGCAAGCGTTGGCAAAGTGGTGAGCACGGCCTGGCCATCGAACGACTGCCGGCCAAGGAAAGCTTCAAGAGCAAGGCCTACGCCGCTCTGAAGGAAGCCATCACCAACATGAACATCTACGGCTCAAGTGAGCCGATGCTGCTCGACGAGAGAGATATTTCGGAGCGTCTTGGCGCAAGCCGGACCCCGATCCGCGAGGCGGTGGCGATGCTGGAGCAGGAAGGCCTGCTCCGTGCCGTGCCCCGGCGGGGAATTCTGGTAGTTCGCCGCAGCAAGGCCGAGATCGTCGAGATGATCGAGGCCTGGGCGGCACTGGAGAGCATGGCGGCCAGCCTTGCCGCACAGCGCGCAAGCGATGAGGCAATTGCCGAGCTGAGAGCCTTTTTCAAGGAGTTCGATCTTTCCCGTATCGAGCGTGACCGGTGTGACGAATATTCCTCCGCGAATATAGCGTTCCACCAGGCCCTGATACGGTTGAGCGGCTCCAAACTGCTCGAGGCGATGACGGAGAACCTGTTCTTTCACGTACGGGCAATTCGTCACCGCACGATCTTCGAGATGGACCGGGCGCAGCGTTCGGCGTCCGACCATCTTGAGATCATCCTCGCCATCGAAGCGCGGGACGCGGACCGCGCCGAGCGTCTGGTCCGTGACCACACGCTCAGACTGGCTAGGTATGTCGAGAACCATGTGGACTTAGATTAA
- the frc gene encoding formyl-CoA transferase, whose translation MGKALDGVRVLDFTHVQSGPTCTQLLAWFGADVIKVERPGEGDVTRAQLRDVPNADSLYFTMLNSNKRSITLDTKNPEGKKVLEALVKSCDVMVENFAPGALDRMGFSWERIQELNPRIILASVKGFGPGPFEDCKVYENVAQCTGGSASTTGFRDGLPLVTAAQIGDSGTGLHLALGIVTALYQRTLTGRGQKVLCAMQDAVLNFCRVKLRDQQRLERGPLREYSQFGEGVPFGEAVPRAGNDSGGGQPGRILRCKNWEHDPNAYIYFITQAPVWSKICDVIHEPDWKTDPNYATPAARLPHLNEIFTRIEAWTMAHTKFEAMEILNEYDIPCGPVLSMKEISEDQSLYATGTLVEIDHPARGKYLTVGNPIKLSDNDVEVERSPLLGEHTEEILAEVLGFNDSQIAEVKASGAVGLAVRVAAE comes from the coding sequence ATGGGCAAGGCATTGGACGGCGTTCGCGTCCTAGACTTCACGCATGTTCAGTCCGGCCCGACCTGCACGCAGTTGCTCGCATGGTTCGGCGCCGATGTGATCAAGGTAGAGCGGCCCGGAGAGGGTGACGTTACGCGCGCTCAGCTGCGCGACGTCCCCAACGCCGACAGCCTCTACTTCACCATGCTGAACTCCAACAAGCGTTCCATCACGCTGGACACCAAGAATCCCGAGGGCAAGAAGGTCCTTGAGGCGCTGGTGAAGAGCTGTGACGTGATGGTGGAGAATTTTGCTCCCGGCGCGCTCGATCGCATGGGCTTTTCCTGGGAACGCATCCAGGAGCTCAACCCGCGCATCATCCTCGCCTCGGTGAAGGGCTTCGGCCCCGGCCCGTTCGAAGACTGCAAGGTCTATGAGAACGTCGCCCAGTGCACCGGCGGCTCGGCCTCGACCACCGGCTTCCGCGACGGCCTGCCGCTCGTCACCGCCGCGCAGATCGGCGATTCCGGCACCGGCCTGCATCTGGCGCTGGGCATCGTCACCGCCCTGTACCAGCGCACGCTGACCGGCCGCGGCCAGAAGGTGCTGTGCGCGATGCAGGACGCGGTGCTCAATTTCTGCCGCGTCAAGCTGCGCGACCAGCAGCGTCTGGAGCGTGGACCGCTGCGCGAATACAGCCAGTTCGGCGAGGGCGTGCCCTTCGGCGAGGCGGTTCCGCGGGCGGGCAACGATTCCGGCGGCGGCCAGCCGGGCCGGATCCTGCGCTGCAAGAACTGGGAGCACGATCCCAACGCCTATATCTATTTCATCACACAGGCCCCGGTCTGGTCGAAGATCTGCGACGTCATCCACGAGCCCGACTGGAAGACCGATCCGAACTACGCGACGCCCGCCGCGCGTCTGCCGCACCTGAACGAGATCTTCACCCGCATCGAGGCGTGGACCATGGCCCACACCAAGTTCGAGGCGATGGAGATCCTGAACGAGTACGACATTCCGTGCGGGCCGGTGCTGTCGATGAAGGAGATCTCCGAGGACCAGTCGCTCTACGCGACCGGGACGCTGGTCGAGATCGACCATCCCGCGCGCGGCAAGTATCTGACCGTGGGCAACCCGATCAAGCTGTCGGACAACGACGTCGAGGTCGAGCGCTCGCCGCTGCTGGGCGAGCACACCGAGGAAATCCTGGCCGAAGTGCTGGGCTTCAACGATTCGCAGATCGCCGAGGTCAAGGCCTCCGGCGCCGTGGGCCTCGCGGTCCGCGTTGCTGCGGAATGA
- a CDS encoding cation diffusion facilitator family transporter — MTQSLRIAMGSVGVSILVLALKYLAYLLTGSIALYSDALESLVNVATAVSAVVALRVSAKPADAAHPYGYAKAEYFSAVVVGVLIVVAALTIFREVYTGWFEKTTLNAAPAGLAVNAAAGVINLVWWAVLMREGRRARSPALIADGRHLLTDVLSSAGVLVGVFLAVATGWEKLDLILAALVAVNILWSGWSVLRESVGGLMDHAVPEETLGLIRRRIAAEATGAIEAHDLRTRQAGRMIFVDFHLVVPGEMPVCEAHAICDRIEDALEAEVSDILVNIHVEPEAKAKQQGIPVL; from the coding sequence ATGACACAGTCCCTTCGGATCGCGATGGGTAGCGTAGGCGTCAGCATCCTCGTGCTGGCGCTCAAGTATCTTGCCTATCTGCTTACCGGAAGCATCGCGCTCTATTCGGACGCGCTGGAAAGCCTGGTCAACGTGGCCACCGCGGTCTCCGCCGTGGTCGCGTTGCGCGTGAGCGCCAAGCCGGCGGACGCCGCCCACCCCTATGGCTATGCGAAGGCTGAGTATTTTTCCGCCGTCGTGGTCGGCGTGCTGATCGTCGTCGCCGCCCTGACGATCTTCCGCGAGGTCTATACCGGCTGGTTCGAGAAAACGACGCTCAATGCCGCGCCCGCAGGCCTTGCGGTCAACGCCGCGGCCGGCGTGATCAACCTGGTGTGGTGGGCCGTGCTGATGCGCGAGGGTCGCCGCGCCCGCTCACCGGCCCTCATCGCCGACGGGCGGCACCTTCTGACCGACGTGCTGTCCTCCGCCGGCGTGCTGGTCGGCGTCTTCCTGGCCGTCGCCACCGGCTGGGAGAAACTGGACCTCATCCTCGCCGCACTGGTCGCGGTGAACATTCTCTGGTCCGGCTGGTCGGTGCTGCGCGAGAGCGTCGGCGGGCTTATGGACCATGCCGTGCCGGAGGAGACGCTGGGATTGATCCGCCGACGTATCGCCGCCGAGGCCACGGGCGCGATCGAGGCCCATGACCTGCGGACCCGGCAGGCGGGGCGGATGATCTTTGTCGATTTCCACCTTGTCGTGCCCGGCGAGATGCCGGTGTGCGAGGCTCACGCCATCTGCGACCGCATCGAGGACGCGCTGGAGGCCGAGGTGAGCGACATCCTCGTCAACATCCATGTCGAACCGGAAGCCAAGGCCAAGCAGCAGGGCATTCCGGTTCTGTAG
- a CDS encoding GntR family transcriptional regulator — translation MESADQTKLNIAPLAANTSLRTLAYDAIKKAITEMDMYGQDSEIRLDERQLSQDLGVSRTPIREALTVLEQEGFVRSVPRRGIFVVRKSKREIIEMIIVWAALESMAARLAADRATDRELAQLREVFHDFEESTPSEHMNEYSDANIRFHQTVIRLSGCSMIAEMTENLFIHIRGIRAVSVRQENRSERSMQEHRGIIAALVERNADLAERLVREHTLGLAAHVEKHGRFPS, via the coding sequence GTGGAAAGCGCCGACCAGACCAAACTGAACATCGCGCCTCTCGCGGCCAATACCAGCCTGCGAACACTGGCGTATGACGCGATCAAGAAAGCCATCACCGAGATGGACATGTACGGCCAGGACAGCGAGATCCGCCTCGACGAGCGGCAGCTGTCCCAGGACCTCGGCGTCAGTCGCACCCCGATCCGCGAAGCCCTCACCGTGCTGGAACAGGAGGGCTTCGTGCGCTCCGTGCCGCGCCGCGGCATCTTCGTGGTGCGCAAGTCCAAGCGCGAGATCATCGAAATGATCATCGTCTGGGCCGCGCTGGAGAGCATGGCCGCGCGCCTCGCCGCCGACCGCGCCACCGATCGCGAGCTGGCCCAGCTCAGGGAGGTGTTCCATGATTTCGAGGAAAGCACGCCCTCCGAGCACATGAACGAGTACTCGGACGCCAATATCCGCTTCCACCAGACCGTCATCCGCCTCTCCGGCTGCAGCATGATTGCCGAGATGACGGAGAATCTGTTCATCCACATCCGCGGCATCCGCGCCGTATCGGTGCGACAGGAAAACCGCTCCGAGCGTTCGATGCAGGAGCACCGGGGCATCATCGCCGCGCTCGTCGAGCGCAATGCGGATCTCGCCGAGCGGCTGGTGCGCGAGCACACGCTGGGCCTTGCCGCCCATGTGGAGAAGCACGGCCGCTTCCCCTCCTGA
- a CDS encoding lytic murein transglycosylase, translating to MGRLTDRLRSAFAAALLCAPLAIPVSAAAQQPTLQQCGSNGAGFDAWMAQFKQYAISQGISSRTVAAALNGISYDPNVIALDRRQGVFAQSFFEFSDRMVANYRIQQGRKLIQQNQALFNRIEQQFGVPGAVLVAFWGLETDFGANMGDKPSLRSVATLAWDCRRAEMFRTQLMSALKIVDRGDLTPQSMRGPWAGELGSFQFLPDHYLNFGVDFDGDGRVDLLRSHPDALASAANYIRSMGWKAGQPWLEEVRVPANLPWDQADLSIKIPRAQWARMGVVRAGGGQLPADQLTASLLLPMGRTGPAFLAYPNFDVFTEWNNSLVYATSAAYLATRVAGAGPFDRGDGKAIPNLSMAQVKELQTLLNRRGHHVGGVDGIVGSATRQAVKVEQMRLGLPADSYPTPQLLAALRSGR from the coding sequence ATGGGCCGACTGACAGACAGGCTTCGCAGCGCCTTTGCCGCCGCCCTGCTGTGCGCGCCGCTCGCCATTCCCGTTTCAGCCGCGGCCCAGCAGCCCACGCTTCAGCAGTGCGGCAGCAATGGCGCGGGCTTCGACGCGTGGATGGCGCAGTTCAAGCAGTACGCGATCAGCCAGGGCATCTCCTCGCGCACCGTGGCGGCGGCGCTGAACGGGATTTCCTACGATCCCAACGTCATCGCGCTGGACCGCCGGCAGGGCGTGTTCGCGCAGAGCTTCTTCGAGTTTTCCGACCGCATGGTCGCCAATTACCGGATCCAGCAGGGCCGGAAGCTGATTCAGCAGAACCAGGCGCTGTTCAACCGTATCGAGCAGCAGTTCGGTGTTCCCGGTGCGGTGCTCGTGGCGTTCTGGGGGCTGGAGACCGATTTCGGGGCCAATATGGGTGACAAGCCCAGCCTGCGCTCGGTGGCGACGCTGGCCTGGGACTGCCGGCGGGCCGAGATGTTCCGTACCCAGCTGATGTCGGCGCTCAAGATCGTCGATCGCGGCGACCTGACGCCGCAGTCCATGCGCGGACCCTGGGCGGGCGAGCTGGGCTCGTTCCAGTTCCTGCCCGATCATTACCTGAACTTCGGCGTCGATTTCGACGGCGACGGGCGCGTGGACCTCCTGCGCTCGCATCCCGACGCGCTGGCCTCGGCGGCGAACTATATCCGCTCGATGGGTTGGAAAGCGGGGCAGCCCTGGCTGGAAGAGGTGCGGGTGCCTGCCAATCTGCCATGGGACCAGGCGGACCTGTCGATCAAGATCCCGCGTGCGCAATGGGCACGCATGGGTGTGGTGCGGGCCGGGGGCGGGCAGCTGCCGGCGGACCAGCTGACCGCCTCGCTGTTGCTGCCCATGGGCCGCACCGGCCCGGCCTTTCTCGCCTATCCGAACTTCGACGTCTTCACCGAATGGAACAACTCGCTGGTCTACGCGACGTCGGCGGCCTATCTCGCGACCCGCGTGGCGGGAGCCGGGCCTTTCGACCGCGGCGACGGCAAGGCGATCCCCAACCTGTCGATGGCGCAGGTGAAGGAACTGCAGACCCTGCTCAACCGGCGCGGTCACCATGTGGGCGGCGTCGATGGGATCGTCGGCTCGGCGACACGGCAGGCGGTGAAGGTCGAGCAGATGCGTCTTGGACTGCCGGCCGATTCCTACCCCACGCCGCAACTGCTCGCCGCGCTCCGCTCCGGGCGCTGA
- a CDS encoding NUDIX hydrolase, translating into MNQTELRPVPAVLAVVLREDQVMLVRRANPPDQGLWGFPGGRMEVGETHFDAALRELMEETGIVADAPRLLTVLDFIQHDAAGRLAHHFAMIAVLCRWQAGEGEAADDALETRWFDRVEIAALGAEASLKVEWLSDAAFAFQTGDV; encoded by the coding sequence ATGAACCAGACCGAGCTGCGCCCCGTTCCGGCCGTTCTCGCCGTGGTGCTGCGGGAGGACCAGGTAATGCTGGTGCGCCGGGCCAACCCGCCGGACCAGGGGCTGTGGGGCTTTCCGGGCGGGCGCATGGAAGTGGGCGAGACCCATTTCGACGCCGCGCTGCGCGAGCTGATGGAGGAAACCGGCATTGTCGCCGATGCGCCCCGGCTGCTGACCGTGCTCGATTTCATCCAGCACGACGCGGCCGGCAGGCTGGCCCATCATTTCGCGATGATCGCGGTGCTGTGCCGCTGGCAGGCGGGCGAGGGCGAGGCGGCGGACGATGCGCTGGAAACCCGCTGGTTCGACCGTGTCGAAATCGCCGCGCTGGGCGCCGAGGCCAGCCTGAAGGTCGAATGGCTCAGCGACGCCGCCTTCGCCTTCCAGACCGGCGACGTCTGA
- the oxc gene encoding oxalyl-CoA decarboxylase: MSAVAQMIDVNAGADAEQELTDGFHLVIDALKLNGIETIYGVPGIPITDLGRMAQAEGLRVISFRHEQHAGNAAAIAGFLTKKPGICLTVSAPGFLNGLTALANATTNCFPMILISGSSEREIVDLQQGDYEEMDQLAIAKPLCKAAFRVLHAEDIGIGVARAIRAAVSGRPGGVYLDLPAKLFSQVVDAEKGAKSLVKVIDPAPAQLPSPASITRALDVLKGAKRPLIILGKGAAYAQADDEIRSFIETSGIPFLPMSMAKGLLPDNHELSAGAARSTVLKDSDVVLLVGARLNWLLSHGKGKTWGDAPKQFIQIDIEPKEMDSNVEIVAPVVGDIGSCISALLDGVKAGWTAPPSEWIETIKARKDVNIAKMSQRLLKNSTPMDFHSALGALKQVIKERPDAILVNEGANTLDLARGVIDMYQPRKRLDVGTWGVMGIGMGFAIAAAVETGKPVLAVEGDSAFGFSGMEVETICRYNLPVCVVIFNNNGIYRGLDTDPTGRDPGTTVFVKNSRYDLMMEAFGGVGVNVTTPDELKRAVDEAMNSGKPTLINAVIDPAAGSESGNIGSLNPQSVVKKKS; the protein is encoded by the coding sequence ATGTCCGCAGTCGCACAAATGATTGACGTAAACGCTGGCGCCGACGCTGAGCAGGAGCTCACCGACGGCTTCCACCTCGTCATCGATGCGCTCAAGCTCAACGGTATCGAAACCATCTACGGAGTGCCCGGCATTCCGATCACCGATCTTGGCCGCATGGCGCAGGCCGAAGGTCTTCGGGTGATTTCGTTCCGCCACGAACAGCATGCCGGCAACGCTGCCGCCATCGCCGGCTTCCTCACCAAGAAGCCCGGCATCTGCCTCACCGTGTCGGCCCCGGGCTTCCTCAACGGCCTGACGGCGCTCGCCAACGCCACGACCAACTGTTTCCCCATGATCCTCATCTCGGGCTCCTCGGAGCGTGAGATCGTCGACCTTCAGCAGGGCGACTACGAGGAGATGGACCAGCTCGCCATCGCCAAGCCGCTGTGTAAGGCCGCGTTCCGCGTGCTGCACGCAGAGGATATCGGCATCGGTGTCGCCCGCGCCATCCGCGCGGCGGTGTCGGGCCGCCCCGGCGGCGTCTATCTCGATCTGCCGGCGAAACTGTTCTCGCAGGTCGTGGACGCCGAGAAGGGCGCCAAGTCGCTGGTCAAGGTCATCGACCCGGCCCCGGCCCAGCTCCCCTCCCCGGCCTCGATCACGCGCGCCCTCGACGTGCTGAAGGGCGCCAAGCGTCCTCTGATCATCCTCGGCAAGGGCGCTGCCTATGCCCAGGCCGACGACGAGATCCGCAGCTTCATCGAGACCTCGGGCATTCCCTTCCTGCCGATGTCGATGGCCAAGGGCCTTCTGCCCGACAACCACGAGCTGTCGGCCGGCGCGGCGCGTTCCACGGTGCTGAAGGATTCGGACGTCGTCCTGCTGGTCGGCGCCCGTCTCAACTGGCTGCTCTCGCACGGCAAGGGCAAGACCTGGGGTGACGCGCCCAAGCAGTTCATCCAGATCGACATCGAGCCCAAGGAAATGGACTCCAACGTCGAGATCGTCGCCCCCGTGGTCGGCGATATCGGCTCGTGCATTTCCGCGCTGCTCGACGGCGTGAAGGCCGGCTGGACCGCTCCCCCGTCGGAGTGGATCGAGACCATCAAGGCCCGCAAGGACGTCAACATCGCCAAGATGTCCCAGCGCCTGCTCAAGAACTCCACGCCGATGGACTTCCATTCGGCTCTTGGCGCTCTCAAGCAGGTCATCAAGGAGCGCCCCGACGCGATCCTCGTCAATGAGGGCGCCAACACGCTCGATCTCGCCCGCGGCGTCATCGACATGTACCAGCCGCGCAAGCGCCTGGACGTCGGCACCTGGGGCGTGATGGGCATCGGCATGGGCTTCGCCATCGCCGCCGCGGTCGAGACTGGCAAGCCGGTGCTCGCGGTCGAGGGCGACTCGGCGTTCGGCTTCTCCGGCATGGAGGTGGAGACGATCTGCCGCTACAACCTGCCGGTCTGCGTGGTCATCTTCAACAATAACGGCATCTATCGCGGCCTCGATACCGACCCGACCGGTCGTGATCCCGGCACCACGGTGTTCGTGAAGAACTCGCGCTACGACCTGATGATGGAGGCCTTCGGCGGCGTCGGTGTCAATGTGACGACCCCGGACGAGCTGAAGCGCGCCGTCGATGAGGCGATGAACTCCGGCAAGCCGACCCTCATCAACGCGGTCATCGATCCGGCCGCGGGCAGCGAGAGCGGCAACATCGGCAGCCTCAACCCGCAGAGCGTTGTGAAGAAGAAGAGCTGA
- the oxlT gene encoding oxalate/formate MFS antiporter, whose amino-acid sequence MNKTRWLQLVFGVICMCMIANMQYGWTFFVGPMQERHGWDRAAIQVAFSIFIVTETWLVPIEGWFVDKYGPRIVVLVGGLLCGLAWVLNSYATSLTTLYVAAALGGIGAGAVYGTCVGNSLKWFPDKRGLAAGITAAGFGAGSALTVIPIQAVIKNQGYEAAFLYFGLVQGVVITVIALFLIAPKKGDVAAMVARVAQSARDFAPKEMLTTPLFWVMYAMFVMMAAGGLMATAQLGPIAKDFQIADVPVSLIGITLPALTFAAAIDRVLNGLTRPFFGWVSDQIGRENTMFIAFAIEGVGIYALSVLGHNPVMFVILTGLVFFAWGEIYSLFPAMCGDAFGSKFATTNAGLLYTAKGTAAIIVPFTSIITTMTGSWHAVFVAAAALNIIAAVMAIVVLKPLRHAHSKRAAETAQRAPIVAAE is encoded by the coding sequence ATGAATAAGACACGTTGGCTTCAGCTGGTGTTCGGTGTGATCTGCATGTGCATGATCGCCAACATGCAGTATGGCTGGACGTTCTTCGTCGGCCCGATGCAGGAGCGTCACGGCTGGGATCGCGCCGCCATTCAGGTGGCCTTCTCCATCTTCATCGTCACCGAGACCTGGCTGGTGCCGATCGAGGGCTGGTTTGTCGACAAGTACGGCCCGCGCATTGTCGTCCTGGTCGGTGGCCTGCTCTGCGGTCTCGCCTGGGTGCTGAACTCCTACGCGACCAGCCTGACCACGCTGTACGTTGCCGCCGCGCTCGGCGGTATCGGTGCGGGCGCTGTGTACGGCACCTGCGTCGGCAACTCGCTGAAGTGGTTCCCCGACAAGCGCGGCCTCGCGGCCGGCATCACCGCCGCCGGCTTCGGCGCAGGCTCGGCGCTGACCGTTATTCCGATCCAGGCCGTGATCAAGAATCAGGGCTATGAGGCGGCGTTCCTCTACTTCGGCCTGGTGCAGGGCGTCGTGATCACCGTGATCGCGCTCTTCCTCATCGCGCCCAAGAAGGGCGATGTTGCCGCCATGGTGGCCCGCGTCGCCCAGTCGGCACGCGATTTCGCGCCGAAGGAAATGCTCACCACCCCGCTGTTCTGGGTGATGTACGCGATGTTCGTCATGATGGCCGCCGGCGGCCTGATGGCGACCGCCCAGCTCGGCCCGATCGCCAAGGACTTCCAGATCGCCGACGTTCCGGTGAGCCTGATCGGTATCACCCTGCCGGCCCTGACCTTCGCCGCCGCGATCGACCGCGTGCTCAACGGCCTGACCCGTCCGTTCTTCGGCTGGGTGTCGGACCAGATCGGCCGTGAGAACACCATGTTCATCGCCTTCGCCATTGAAGGCGTCGGTATCTATGCGCTGAGCGTGCTCGGCCATAACCCGGTGATGTTCGTTATCCTCACCGGCCTGGTGTTCTTCGCCTGGGGCGAGATCTACTCGCTGTTCCCGGCCATGTGCGGCGACGCCTTCGGTTCGAAGTTCGCCACCACCAATGCGGGCCTGCTCTACACCGCAAAGGGTACGGCGGCGATCATCGTGCCGTTCACCAGCATCATCACCACGATGACCGGCAGCTGGCACGCCGTGTTCGTCGCGGCCGCGGCGCTCAACATCATCGCCGCCGTCATGGCGATCGTGGTGCTGAAGCCGCTGCGTCACGCGCACAGCAAGCGTGCGGCGGAGACGGCGCAGAGGGCGCCCATCGTCGCGGCTGAGTAA
- the oxlT gene encoding oxalate/formate MFS antiporter encodes MVATANIQYAWTLFVPEIQETFGWERASIQIAFTIFVLVQTWLAPIEGYFIDKFGPRVMVAFGAIMIGSAWVINSGATTLPGFYLGAAVGGIGVGCIYATCINNALKWFPDRRGLAVGLTAGGYGAGSAATILPIAAMIDSAGFQETFFFFGLLQGGLAFLAAWFLRGPQAGEVKASNKLNQSRRDYTLKEALNTKLFWLMILMFTCVVTGGMMAVAQLGVIAVDLGVKEFEVNLYFFTMAALPLALMLDRVMNGISRPLFGYVSDHIGREKTMVIAFTLEGFGIVALGYFGHNPWAFLILSGVVFLAWGEVYSLFSALAGDAFGTKHIGKIYGVLYTAKGIGALFVPLGNILMEATGTWSTVLYTVAGMDLFAAFLALAVLPKVLSAHVAKSTVAPPPDAMEQKGAASAHA; translated from the coding sequence ATGGTGGCCACGGCCAACATCCAGTACGCCTGGACGCTGTTCGTCCCCGAGATTCAGGAAACCTTCGGCTGGGAACGCGCGTCGATCCAGATCGCGTTCACCATCTTCGTGCTGGTGCAGACCTGGCTGGCGCCGATTGAAGGCTACTTCATCGACAAGTTCGGCCCGCGCGTGATGGTGGCCTTCGGCGCCATCATGATCGGCTCCGCCTGGGTCATCAATTCGGGCGCCACCACCCTGCCGGGCTTCTATCTCGGTGCGGCCGTCGGCGGCATCGGCGTGGGCTGCATCTACGCGACCTGCATCAACAACGCCCTGAAGTGGTTCCCCGATCGCCGCGGCCTTGCCGTCGGCCTGACCGCGGGCGGCTATGGCGCCGGCTCTGCCGCCACCATCCTGCCGATCGCGGCGATGATCGACAGCGCCGGCTTCCAGGAGACCTTCTTCTTCTTCGGCCTGCTGCAGGGCGGCCTCGCCTTTCTCGCGGCATGGTTCCTGCGCGGCCCGCAGGCCGGCGAGGTGAAGGCGTCCAACAAGCTCAACCAGAGCCGTCGCGACTACACGCTGAAGGAAGCCCTGAACACCAAGCTGTTCTGGCTGATGATCCTGATGTTCACCTGCGTCGTCACCGGCGGCATGATGGCGGTGGCCCAGCTCGGCGTCATCGCGGTGGATCTCGGCGTGAAGGAGTTCGAGGTCAATCTCTACTTCTTCACCATGGCGGCGCTGCCCCTGGCGCTGATGCTCGACCGCGTGATGAACGGCATCTCGCGTCCGCTGTTCGGCTACGTCTCGGACCATATCGGCCGTGAGAAGACCATGGTGATCGCCTTCACGCTCGAAGGCTTCGGCATCGTCGCGCTCGGCTATTTCGGTCACAACCCGTGGGCGTTCCTGATCCTGTCCGGTGTCGTGTTCCTGGCCTGGGGCGAGGTGTACTCGCTGTTCTCGGCGCTGGCGGGCGATGCCTTCGGCACCAAGCACATCGGCAAGATCTACGGCGTGCTCTACACCGCCAAGGGTATCGGCGCCCTGTTCGTGCCGCTCGGCAACATCCTGATGGAGGCCACCGGCACCTGGTCGACCGTGCTTTATACCGTGGCCGGCATGGACCTGTTCGCCGCCTTCCTGGCCCTTGCCGTGCTGCCGAAGGTGCTGAGCGCGCATGTCGCCAAGTCGACCGTCGCTCCACCGCCAGACGCGATGGAGCAGAAGGGCGCGGCCTCGGCCCACGCCTGA
- a CDS encoding PAS domain S-box protein has product MRSAVDCTQLVAAIGDAVVVSDAEGRITLWNAAATALFGFTEDEALGQSLDLIIPERQRRRHWDGYAETMRTGETRYGTQLLRVPALHKEGRTLSIAFTVALLTDQAGAAHEVVAVIRDETVRWTEERALRQRLAECEARVSDKKS; this is encoded by the coding sequence ATGCGTAGCGCGGTTGACTGTACCCAGCTCGTAGCGGCCATCGGCGATGCCGTCGTGGTGTCGGACGCCGAGGGGCGCATCACGCTGTGGAACGCGGCGGCGACGGCGCTGTTCGGCTTCACCGAGGACGAGGCCCTCGGGCAGTCGCTCGACCTGATCATCCCGGAGCGCCAGCGGCGGCGGCACTGGGACGGTTATGCCGAGACGATGCGCACGGGCGAGACACGATACGGCACGCAGCTTCTGCGCGTGCCGGCACTGCACAAGGAAGGGCGGACGCTGTCCATCGCGTTCACGGTCGCCCTTCTGACAGACCAAGCGGGCGCGGCCCACGAAGTGGTGGCGGTGATCCGTGACGAGACAGTCCGCTGGACCGAGGAGCGCGCGTTGCGCCAACGTCTTGCGGAGTGTGAGGCCAGGGTGAGCGACAAGAAGTCGTGA